The nucleotide sequence CATCGTGTCGCGGTCGAGCGCGATCGTGAGCGTGGTGTCGCCGGGCTCCGGTGCGATCTCCTCGTCGAACGCGTCGAAGTCGAACAGGCCCGGCTGCGCGGGGACCTCCGCCTCCAGCTCCTCCGCCGCCGCGGTCACGGGATCGGCCGCGCGCTCGGCGTCGGCCTCGACGGCCGCGGTCTCCGTCGCGTCGTCGGGGGATCCGACGCCGTCGGCCTCGTGGCCCGCCCAGCCGGGTCCCGCGGGGATCGCGCTCCGGCCCTGGAACGCGGTAGCCACAGCGCGCGCCCGCACGTCGGCGGCCTCGTTGAGCGGGTGGTTCGCGTGGCCCTTGACCCACTCGAAGCGGTAGCGGCGGCCCTGGATCTCGGCGTCGATCTCCTTGAGCAGCTCGACGTTGAGCACCGGCTTGCCGTCGCCCTTCCGCCAGCCCTTGCGCTTCCACCCCGGCATCCACTTGGTCACCGAGTTGATGACGTACTGGCTGTCGCAGAGCACGAGCAGGTCGTCGTCGAGGTGCGCGGTGGCGCGGAACAGCTCGAGCACGGCCTTCAGCTCGCCCTGGTTGTTGGTCGCGTGCGCCCAGCCCCCCGCCGCCCAGTGCTCGTCGTCGACGTACCAGGCCCAGCCGGCGGGTCCGGGGTTGCCGAGCGCGG is from Clavibacter sp. A6099 and encodes:
- a CDS encoding RNase H family protein, yielding MTITAAADGSALGNPGPAGWAWYVDDEHWAAGGWAHATNNQGELKAVLELFRATAHLDDDLLVLCDSQYVINSVTKWMPGWKRKGWRKGDGKPVLNVELLKEIDAEIQGRRYRFEWVKGHANHPLNEAADVRARAVATAFQGRSAIPAGPGWAGHEADGVGSPDDATETAAVEADAERAADPVTAAAEELEAEVPAQPGLFDFDAFDEEIAPEPGDTTLTIALDRDTMARLSAHARERGVSVDEAVRELLP